Proteins from a single region of Harpia harpyja isolate bHarHar1 chromosome 14, bHarHar1 primary haplotype, whole genome shotgun sequence:
- the SPATA5L1 gene encoding ribosome biogenesis protein SPATA5L1 isoform X1, with amino-acid sequence MEASALKVLLLDPGDEGTQRCRIGPATLAFLGARIGAPLRISLPTGRCLCTAWPRHDLADGYLQVDLTCRTAGVTARDLKGLTLDVGQLKLLAYRQLKKATVKVVLKSSALKKSTPRAVLQETIRELLRNVYVSLNYVVTVSPNLENPVVYIEILSVDPLMDEAGLITPQTSIKIKEVVTFEWYRHLSEDTAKTSIAGLDDVGKSLKEIIDLPFRFPRTLKKLGLSLPNGVLLIGPPGVGKTLMVKAVAKEVGAFLFCISGPALYGSRPGEGEQNLRRVFEKGREMSYEGPTILFIEEVDSLCPKRGSSNNAPEDRIVAQLLTLLDGVGSEGKMVIVAATNRPDALDPALRRPGRFDREVIIGTPTLTQRRSILQLLTSSMPISTDVDLVKLAEMTTGYVGADLTALCREAAMQAVFHSSLDSAETVINMADFQEAFKKIQPSSFRNAVGLTECKPVTWEQIGGLEDVKLKLKQSIEWPVKFPQAFARMGLSHPKGILLYGPSGCAKTTLVKAVATSCHCSFLSVSGADLFSPYVGDSEKILSQVFRQARANTPAIVFLDEIDSILGSRSHRKTGHGVSERVLSVLLNELDGIGLKVTERRGSKLQLEGQCQEQSDGERKLECQETLNKDFVVVAATNRPDMLDDALLRPGRLDKVIYIPPPDLKGRLSILKICTEKIPLDTDVSLQDVAVLTDLFSGADIENLCKEAALLALQENGLEATAVKHEHFVKSLRTVKPSLNTKDLEFYEKFCNQELAS; translated from the exons ATGGAGGCGTCAGCCTTAAAGGTGCTCCTCCTGGACCCGGGAGATGAAGGCACCCAGCGGTGCAGGATAGGACCTGCCACCCTCGCCTTCCTGGGAGCCAGGATCGGTGCCCCGCTGAGGATCTCTCTGCCTACCGGCCGCTGTTTGTGCACGGCGTGGCCCCGGCACGATTTGGCGGACGGGTACCTGCAGGTTGATCTGACCTGCAGGACCGCAGGTGTGACTGCAAGGGACCTAAAGGGCCTCACGCTGGATGTCGGCCAGCTGAAGCTTCTGGCGTATCGCCAGTTAAAAAAGGCAACTGTGAAAGTGGTCCTTAAGAGCTCTGCACTGAAAAAGTCAACTCCTAGAGCGGTGTTGCAGGAGACAATCAGAGAACTGCTAAGAAACGTTTATGTTTCACTTAATTACGTTGTTACTGTTTCCCCAAATCTTGAAAATCCCGTGGTGTATATTGAAATACTGTCTGTAGACCCTTTGATGGATGAAGCTGGGCTGATAACCCCCCAAACGAGCATAAAAATTAAGGAGGTGGTCACTTTTGAATGGTACAGACATTTATCAGAAGACACGGCAAAAACTTCCATTGCAGGACTAGATGATGTGGGAAagtctttgaaagaaattattgATCTGCCTTTCCGCTTTCCAAGAACTCTTAAGAAGCTAGGACTTTCTCTCCCTAATGGAGTGCTATTAATAGGGCCCCCAGGTGTAGGGAAAACTCTTATGGTAAAGGCGGTAGCAAAAGAAGTGGGTGCATTTCTGTTTTGCATCAGTGGCCCAGCCCTCTATGGTTCAAGACCAGGGGAAGGTGAACAGAATTTGCGAAGAGTCTTTGAAAAGGGCAGAGAAATGTCATATGAAGGCCCAACCATTCTCTTTATTGAGGAAGTTGATTCTTTATGCCCAAAGCGAGGAAGTTCAAACAATGCTCCTGAAGATCGTATTGTTGCTCAGTTGCTAACACTACTGGATGGTGTAGGTAGTGAGGGTAAGATGGTCATTGTAGCAGCAACAAACAGGCCTGATGCCTTAGACCCCGCACTCAGAAGACCTGGCAGATTTGACAGAGAG GTTATTATCGGGACCCCAACACTTACACAAAGAAGATCCATCCTGCAGTTGCTTACATCTAGTATGCCGATTTCTACAGATGTTGATTTGGTTAAACTGGCAGAAATGACAACTGGGTATGTTGGAGCTGACCTTACAGCACTCTGCAGAGAAGCTGCTATGCAGGCTGTGTTCCACAGCTCTTTG GATTCAGCTGAAACGGTGATTAACATGGCAGATTTccaagaagcttttaaaaaaattcagccaTCCTCATTTCGAAATGCAGTTGGACTAACAGAGTGTAAACCTGTCACTTGGGAGCAAATTGGTGGTCTTGAAGATGTGAAATTAAAGTTAAAACAG AGTATTGAGTGGCCTGTGAAATTTCCTCAGGCTTTTGCTAGGATGGGCCTGTCTCATCCAAAGGGTATTCTTCTCTATGGGCCATCCGGATGTGCCAAAACCACACTGGTGAAGGCTGTGGCCACAAGTTGTCACTGTTCCTTTCTCTCTGTAAGTGGTGCTGACCTTTTCTCACCTTATGTTGGAGATTCAGAGAAGATTTTGTCTCAG gttTTTCGCCAAGCAAGAGCAAATACTCCAGCAATAGTATTCCTAGATGAGATTGATTCTATCTTGGGATCTCGGTCACACCGCAAAACTGGCCATGGTGTCTCAGAGCGGGTTCTTTCTGTTCTGCTCAATGAGTTGGATGGTATTGGGCTGAAAGtcacagaaagaagaggaagcaaaCTACAGCTTGAGGGTCAATGTCAAGAACAAagtgatggggaaagaaag CTAGAGTGTCAGGAAACTTTGAACAAAGATTTTGTGGTAGTTGCTGCAACAAATAGACCAGATATGTTGGATGATGCCTTATTGCGTCCTGGAAGGCTAGACAAGGTGATCTATATTCCACCTCCAGATCTGAAG GGAAggctttccattttaaaaatctgcacAGAAAAAATTCCATTAGATACTGACGTGTCATTACAAGATGTGGCAGTCCTAACAGACCTTTTCTCTGGAGCTGATATTGAGAATCTGTGCAAGGAG gcTGCTTTGTTGGCACTGCAGGAGAATGGACTTGAAGCAACTGCTGTAAAACACGAGCATTTTGTAAAATCATTGAGGACTGTAAAACCATCCTTAAACACAAAAGACTTGgaattttatgaaaaattttgTAATCAAGAATTAGCCTCTTGA
- the SPATA5L1 gene encoding ribosome biogenesis protein SPATA5L1 isoform X2 translates to MEASALKVLLLDPGDEGTQRCRIGPATLAFLGARIGAPLRISLPTGRCLCTAWPRHDLADGYLQVDLTCRTAGVTARDLKGLTLDVGQLKLLAYRQLKKATVKVVLKSSALKKSTPRAVLQETIRELLRNVYVSLNYVVTVSPNLENPVVYIEILSVDPLMDEAGLITPQTSIKIKEVVTFEWYRHLSEDTAKTSIAGLDDVGKSLKEIIDLPFRFPRTLKKLGLSLPNGVLLIGPPGVGKTLMVKAVAKEVGAFLFCISGPALYGSRPGEGEQNLRRVFEKGREMSYEGPTILFIEEVDSLCPKRGSSNNAPEDRIVAQLLTLLDGVGSEGKMVIVAATNRPDALDPALRRPGRFDREVIIGTPTLTQRRSILQLLTSSMPISTDVDLVKLAEMTTGYVGADLTALCREAAMQAVFHSSLDSAETVINMADFQEAFKKIQPSSFRNAVGLTECKPVTWEQIGGLEDVKLKLKQSIEWPVKFPQAFARMGLSHPKGILLYGPSGCAKTTLVKAVATSCHCSFLSVSGADLFSPYVGDSEKILSQVFRQARANTPAIVFLDEIDSILGSRSHRKTGHGVSERVLSVLLNELDGIGLKVTERRGSKLQLEGQCQEQSDGERKLECQETLNKDFVVVAATNRPDMLDDALLRPGRLDKGRLSILKICTEKIPLDTDVSLQDVAVLTDLFSGADIENLCKEAALLALQENGLEATAVKHEHFVKSLRTVKPSLNTKDLEFYEKFCNQELAS, encoded by the exons ATGGAGGCGTCAGCCTTAAAGGTGCTCCTCCTGGACCCGGGAGATGAAGGCACCCAGCGGTGCAGGATAGGACCTGCCACCCTCGCCTTCCTGGGAGCCAGGATCGGTGCCCCGCTGAGGATCTCTCTGCCTACCGGCCGCTGTTTGTGCACGGCGTGGCCCCGGCACGATTTGGCGGACGGGTACCTGCAGGTTGATCTGACCTGCAGGACCGCAGGTGTGACTGCAAGGGACCTAAAGGGCCTCACGCTGGATGTCGGCCAGCTGAAGCTTCTGGCGTATCGCCAGTTAAAAAAGGCAACTGTGAAAGTGGTCCTTAAGAGCTCTGCACTGAAAAAGTCAACTCCTAGAGCGGTGTTGCAGGAGACAATCAGAGAACTGCTAAGAAACGTTTATGTTTCACTTAATTACGTTGTTACTGTTTCCCCAAATCTTGAAAATCCCGTGGTGTATATTGAAATACTGTCTGTAGACCCTTTGATGGATGAAGCTGGGCTGATAACCCCCCAAACGAGCATAAAAATTAAGGAGGTGGTCACTTTTGAATGGTACAGACATTTATCAGAAGACACGGCAAAAACTTCCATTGCAGGACTAGATGATGTGGGAAagtctttgaaagaaattattgATCTGCCTTTCCGCTTTCCAAGAACTCTTAAGAAGCTAGGACTTTCTCTCCCTAATGGAGTGCTATTAATAGGGCCCCCAGGTGTAGGGAAAACTCTTATGGTAAAGGCGGTAGCAAAAGAAGTGGGTGCATTTCTGTTTTGCATCAGTGGCCCAGCCCTCTATGGTTCAAGACCAGGGGAAGGTGAACAGAATTTGCGAAGAGTCTTTGAAAAGGGCAGAGAAATGTCATATGAAGGCCCAACCATTCTCTTTATTGAGGAAGTTGATTCTTTATGCCCAAAGCGAGGAAGTTCAAACAATGCTCCTGAAGATCGTATTGTTGCTCAGTTGCTAACACTACTGGATGGTGTAGGTAGTGAGGGTAAGATGGTCATTGTAGCAGCAACAAACAGGCCTGATGCCTTAGACCCCGCACTCAGAAGACCTGGCAGATTTGACAGAGAG GTTATTATCGGGACCCCAACACTTACACAAAGAAGATCCATCCTGCAGTTGCTTACATCTAGTATGCCGATTTCTACAGATGTTGATTTGGTTAAACTGGCAGAAATGACAACTGGGTATGTTGGAGCTGACCTTACAGCACTCTGCAGAGAAGCTGCTATGCAGGCTGTGTTCCACAGCTCTTTG GATTCAGCTGAAACGGTGATTAACATGGCAGATTTccaagaagcttttaaaaaaattcagccaTCCTCATTTCGAAATGCAGTTGGACTAACAGAGTGTAAACCTGTCACTTGGGAGCAAATTGGTGGTCTTGAAGATGTGAAATTAAAGTTAAAACAG AGTATTGAGTGGCCTGTGAAATTTCCTCAGGCTTTTGCTAGGATGGGCCTGTCTCATCCAAAGGGTATTCTTCTCTATGGGCCATCCGGATGTGCCAAAACCACACTGGTGAAGGCTGTGGCCACAAGTTGTCACTGTTCCTTTCTCTCTGTAAGTGGTGCTGACCTTTTCTCACCTTATGTTGGAGATTCAGAGAAGATTTTGTCTCAG gttTTTCGCCAAGCAAGAGCAAATACTCCAGCAATAGTATTCCTAGATGAGATTGATTCTATCTTGGGATCTCGGTCACACCGCAAAACTGGCCATGGTGTCTCAGAGCGGGTTCTTTCTGTTCTGCTCAATGAGTTGGATGGTATTGGGCTGAAAGtcacagaaagaagaggaagcaaaCTACAGCTTGAGGGTCAATGTCAAGAACAAagtgatggggaaagaaag CTAGAGTGTCAGGAAACTTTGAACAAAGATTTTGTGGTAGTTGCTGCAACAAATAGACCAGATATGTTGGATGATGCCTTATTGCGTCCTGGAAGGCTAGACAAG GGAAggctttccattttaaaaatctgcacAGAAAAAATTCCATTAGATACTGACGTGTCATTACAAGATGTGGCAGTCCTAACAGACCTTTTCTCTGGAGCTGATATTGAGAATCTGTGCAAGGAG gcTGCTTTGTTGGCACTGCAGGAGAATGGACTTGAAGCAACTGCTGTAAAACACGAGCATTTTGTAAAATCATTGAGGACTGTAAAACCATCCTTAAACACAAAAGACTTGgaattttatgaaaaattttgTAATCAAGAATTAGCCTCTTGA
- the C14H15orf48 gene encoding normal mucosa of esophagus-specific gene 1 protein: MNTSFFQILKAKKELIPLAGVVSFAAVGALSFSVYSLFSKSDVIINKSGNPEPWETVEPTKPQKLLTIHQKWKPIEELENVRKLTK; the protein is encoded by the exons ATGAACACGAGCTTCTTCCAGatactaaaagcaaaaaaagaa CTCATTCCCCTGGCTGGAGTCGTGTCCTTTGCAGCAGTTGGGGCgctctctttttctgtctattCCCTATTCAGCAAATCCGATGTGAT CATTAACAAGAGTGGCAATCCAGAACCATGGGAAACTGTCGAGCCTACCAAGCCTCAGAAG CTATTAACAATCCATCAGAAATGGAAACCCATAGAAGAGCTGGAAAATGTCAGAAAGCTTACGAAGTAA